The Macaca thibetana thibetana isolate TM-01 chromosome 11, ASM2454274v1, whole genome shotgun sequence genome window below encodes:
- the FKBP4 gene encoding peptidyl-prolyl cis-trans isomerase FKBP4: MTAEEMKAAESGAQSAPLPIEGVDISPKQDEGVLKVIKREGTGTEMPMIGDRVFVHYTGWLLDGTKFDSSLDRKDKFSFDLGKGEVIKAWDIAIATMKVGEVCHITCKPEYAYGSAGSPPKIPPSATLVFEVELFEFKGEDLTEEEDGGIIRRIRTRGEGYAKPNEGAIVEVALEGYYKDQLFDQRELRFEIGEGENLDLPYGLERAIQRMEKGEHSIVYLKPSYAFGSVGKEKFQIPPNAELKYELHLKSFEKAKESWEMNSEEKLEQSTIVKERGTVYFKEGKYKQALLQYKKIVSWLEYESSFSSEEAQKAQALRLASHLNLAMCHLKLQAFSAAIESCNKALELDSNNEKGLFRRGEAHLAVNDFELARADFQKVLQLYPNNKAAKTQLAVCQQRIRRQLAREKKLYANMFERLAEEENKAKAEASSGDHPTDTEMKEEQKSNTAGSQSQVETEA, from the exons gTCATCAAGAGAGAGGGCACAGGTACAGAGATGCCCATGATTGGGGACCGAGTCTTTGTCCACTATACTGGCTGGCTATTAGATGGCACAAAGTTTGACTCCAGTCTGGATCGCAAGGACAAATTCTCCTTTGACCTGGGAAAAG GGGAGGTCATCAAGGCTTGGGACATTGCCATAGCAACCATGAAGGTGGGGGAGGTGTGCCACATCACCTGCAAACCAGAATATGCCTACGGTTCAGCAGGCAGTCCTCCAAAGATTCCCCCCAGTGCCACGCTTGTATTTGAG GTGGAGTTGTTTGAGTTTAAGGGAGAAGATCTGACAGAAGAGGAAGATGGCGGAATCATTCGCAGAATACGGACTCGCGGTGAAGGCTATGCTAAGCCCAATGAGGGCGCTATCGTGGAGG TTGCACTGGAAGGGTACTACAAGGACCAGCTCTTTGACCAGCGGGAGCTCCGCTTTGAGATTGGCGAGGGGGAGAACCTGGATCTGCCTTATGGTCTGGAGAGGGCCATTCAGCGCATGGAGAAAGGAGAACATTCCATTGTGTACCTCAAGCCCAG CTATGCTTTTGGCAGTGTTGGGAAGGAAAAGTTCCAAATCCCACCAAATGCCGAGCTGAAATATGAATTACACCTCAAGAGTTTTGAAAAG GCCAAGGAGTCTTGGGAGATGAATTCAGAAGAGAAGTTGGAACAGAGCACCATAGTGAAAGAGCGGGGCACGGTGTACTTCAAG GAAGGCAAATACAAGCAAGCTTTACTGCAGTATAAGAAGATTGTGTCCTGGCTGGAGTATGAGTCTAGTTTTTCCAGTGAGGAAGCACAGAAGGCACAGGCCCTTCGACTGGCCTCTCACCTCAACCTGGCCATGTGTCATCTGAAACTACAGGCCTTCTCCGCGGCCATCGAAAGCTGTAACAAG GCCCTAGAACTGGACAGCAACAATGAGAAGGGCCTCTTCCGCCGGGGAGAGGCCCACCTGGCCGTGAATGACTTTGAACTGGCACGGGCTGATTTCCAGAAGGTCCTGCAGCTCTACCCCAACAACAAAGCCGCCAAGACCCAGCTGGCTGTGTGCCAGCAGCGGATCAGAAGGCAGCTTGCCCGGGAGAAGAAGCTCTATGCCAATATGTTTGAGAGGCTGGCTGAGGAGGAGAACAAG GCCAAGGCAGAGGCCTCCTCAGGAGACCACCCCACTGACACAGAGATGAAGGAGGAGCAGAAGAGCAACACGGCAGGGAGCCAGTCTCAGGTGGAGACAGAAGCATAG